In one Rutidosis leptorrhynchoides isolate AG116_Rl617_1_P2 chromosome 8, CSIRO_AGI_Rlap_v1, whole genome shotgun sequence genomic region, the following are encoded:
- the LOC139863012 gene encoding uncharacterized protein, with product MRRASTISLTSSISRFLLSSSEQQQQQYHNLFQATSFTAGYSRRWISTSGGSKSGRYSGSTKFIISLGGIAAASVAVAISSLLFEEAAYAKEMIKPDLMPKDVVLYQYEACPFCNKVKAFLDYYDVPYKVVEVNPFSKKEIKWSEYKKVPILVVDGEPLVDSSAIIDQMGNKFNTVNALSANDDEEKKWRRWVDDHLVHMLSPNIYRNTSETLESFDYIANHGNFSVTEKYTVKYAGAAAMYFVSKKLKKKYNITDERAALYDAAETWVDALDGRDFLGGSKPNLADLAVFGVLRPIRYLRSGKDMVEHTRIGEWYSRMESAVGESSRIKAQS from the exons ATGAGACGAGCTTCTACTATCTCACTCACCTCATCTATATCCAGATTCCTTCTATCATCATctgagcaacaacaacaacaataccacaATCTCTTTCAGGCTACCTCATTCACCGCCGGTTATTCACGCCGATGGATTTCAACGTCCGGTGGATCCAAATCCGGCCGTTATTCAGGTTCTACTAAGTTTATCATTTCATTAGGCGGCATCGCTGCTGCTTCCGTTGCCGTTGCTATCTCGTCGTTATTGTTTGAAGAAGCGGCGTATGCGAAAGAAATGATTAAGCCTGATTTAATGCCTAAGGATGTTGTGTTATATCAGTATGAAGCGTGTCCTTTCTGTAATAAGGTTAAAG CCTTTTTGGATTACTATGATGTACCGTACAAAGTTGTGGAGGTGAATCCATTTAGTAAGAAGGAAATAAAATGGTCCGAGTATAAGAAGGTGCCGATATTGGTTGTGGATGGtgaaccactggttgattcatcaG CGATTATTGATCAGATGGGCAACAAGTTTAATACTGTGAATGCTTTGTCAGCTaatgatgatgaagagaagaaGTGGCGCCG GTGGGTTGATGATCATTTGGTGCATATGCTATCACCAAACATATACCGGAACACTTCCGAGACTTTGGAGTCTTTCGACTATATAGCTAACCATG GTAATTTCAGTGTCACTGAGAAATATACAGTGAAATATGCTGGGGCTGCTGCTATGTATTTTGTATCCAAGAAACTGAAGAAAAAGTATAACATTACAGATGAAAGAGCAGCCTTGTATGATGCTGCAGAAACATGGGTTGACGCACTTGATGGCAGAGACTTTCTAG GTGGCTCTAAGCCTAATTTGGCGGATCTGGCTGTCTTTGGGGTGTTGAGACCAATTCGTTATTTAAGGTCAGGTAAAGATATGGTTGAGCATACTAGAATTGGTGAATGGTACTCTAGAATGGAGAGTGCAGTTGGGGAATCTTCAAGGATAAAGGCTCAAAGTTAG